Proteins found in one Paenibacillus wynnii genomic segment:
- a CDS encoding ABC transporter substrate-binding protein — MKKSYGIVLAVILCLSVMLTACGGNNGNATNAGNTNTSGDVGGSGNSGKKVKLSILSWNNEKEMAPLLEGFQAKYPNISFDFQHAPPVKDYISKLQTMLLSHSATDIFIIAAENRNEIIDGGYAIDLTNEPFMDVMLEGNKPMLSKNGKTYAFTQTGWVGGLWYNKDLFAKAGITTFPETWDEFIAACLTLKEAGIIPYYDNVGDVTMIHDGLFANTTLAKDADIDAKIFEGKATFEQSWTETFKLWKSGLVDNKILTADMIGLTADQIVNEFAVGNVAMITGGPWNINTFKEANPDLKYEMAPIPGPNPGGNYYAGAPGVGLAINSKTKYKEEALTFLSYLASPEGLKKFEEGSGAFITAKGYESTVSPEIEKAYKEGLLQGKFYLPMVSWPRHQEALRNQFMISSQDLIVGKGTPEGIAQALDKKLAEMDNK, encoded by the coding sequence ATGAAAAAATCATATGGAATCGTTTTAGCTGTCATCTTGTGTTTGTCGGTTATGTTAACTGCATGTGGAGGGAACAACGGAAATGCCACGAATGCCGGAAATACAAATACTAGCGGCGATGTCGGAGGCTCCGGAAATTCAGGCAAGAAGGTAAAGCTTAGTATCTTGTCGTGGAACAATGAGAAAGAAATGGCTCCTTTGCTGGAAGGTTTCCAAGCAAAGTATCCTAATATATCCTTCGATTTCCAACATGCTCCGCCTGTTAAAGATTACATTTCCAAGCTGCAAACGATGCTGCTGTCCCATTCAGCTACCGATATCTTTATTATCGCTGCCGAGAACCGTAATGAGATTATTGACGGGGGTTATGCGATTGACTTAACCAATGAGCCGTTCATGGATGTGATGCTTGAGGGTAATAAACCGATGCTTAGTAAAAACGGAAAAACCTACGCTTTTACACAAACGGGCTGGGTCGGCGGGCTCTGGTACAACAAAGACTTGTTCGCGAAAGCCGGTATCACTACCTTTCCTGAGACGTGGGATGAGTTCATTGCAGCCTGCTTGACTCTAAAAGAAGCCGGTATCATTCCTTACTACGATAACGTAGGGGATGTGACGATGATACATGACGGATTATTCGCAAATACGACGCTTGCAAAGGACGCGGATATCGATGCCAAAATCTTTGAAGGAAAAGCTACCTTTGAACAATCCTGGACCGAAACCTTCAAGCTGTGGAAGTCGGGCCTAGTGGATAATAAAATTCTTACGGCTGACATGATTGGGCTGACGGCCGATCAAATCGTCAATGAATTTGCCGTAGGCAACGTAGCTATGATTACAGGCGGGCCATGGAATATTAACACTTTTAAAGAAGCAAATCCGGACCTCAAGTATGAAATGGCTCCAATTCCCGGACCGAATCCTGGCGGCAACTACTATGCAGGTGCTCCTGGTGTGGGCTTGGCCATTAACAGCAAGACCAAATATAAAGAAGAGGCACTTACGTTCTTGAGCTATTTGGCTTCTCCTGAAGGCTTAAAGAAGTTTGAAGAAGGAAGCGGTGCCTTCATTACAGCTAAAGGTTATGAAAGTACAGTAAGTCCTGAAATCGAGAAAGCTTATAAAGAAGGTCTCCTTCAAGGCAAGTTCTACTTACCGATGGTTTCCTGGCCGAGACATCAAGAAGCTCTGCGCAACCAATTCATGATCTCCTCACAAGATCTAATTGTAGGAAAAGGAACCCCTGAAGGGATTGCACAAGCATTGGATAAAAAGCTGGCCGAAATGGATAACAAATAA
- a CDS encoding response regulator, with protein MKLLIADDQMSVHKYLEKTMDWKALGIKQIKHAYNGEEAANLVESYHPDLLIIDIQMPLLSGLEALQRIQSLDWKPRTIILSAYDQFEYAREALRLRVSQYILKPIDSEQLRKVLEELIEEARKDILSSIENELDKATYAGVLPETAVKIIQEGFEKLGISSYAALAIDGLPFDHFYGEQQSWEREGIHVCSVRTYKHHKEHVIVVGLHSGIKDAELLQCTKGSVIHWKERYPMESINIGISGIESDAGLLLTRIAECREAVQHSFFEADAIHTYAAIRNRNEGSLELLQSREKAFEDKVRMGLPIPALEKDIRELFEMLRSKRPKPESVYLICYRYLLHLNEISAPGEELQNKLPSIQELMNLYRQVDELENLLQQRLALLSSCQELPLPKLLEMIRVIKAYVDIHYEEDLSLQHVADRFDMDKYQISRTFKQEFNENYWQYVTRIRMEKSAELLRETDLKNNQIAERTGFLDDSYFSRAFKKHFGMSPKDYRSSHKINGL; from the coding sequence ATGAAGCTACTTATTGCAGATGATCAAATGTCGGTCCATAAGTATCTAGAGAAAACAATGGATTGGAAGGCTCTCGGAATTAAACAGATTAAACATGCTTACAACGGGGAAGAAGCAGCTAATCTTGTGGAGTCCTACCATCCCGATCTATTGATTATAGATATTCAAATGCCTTTGTTAAGCGGACTTGAAGCCCTGCAGCGTATTCAATCTTTGGACTGGAAGCCGAGAACCATTATATTGAGTGCGTATGATCAATTTGAATATGCCCGGGAAGCACTCCGTCTAAGAGTTTCTCAATATATCTTGAAGCCTATAGATTCAGAGCAGTTAAGGAAGGTTCTGGAGGAGCTGATCGAGGAGGCTCGTAAGGATATCCTATCATCCATCGAGAACGAATTGGACAAAGCAACGTATGCGGGAGTATTACCAGAGACTGCAGTAAAGATCATTCAGGAGGGATTTGAAAAGCTGGGCATTAGCTCTTACGCAGCCCTGGCGATTGATGGTCTTCCCTTCGATCATTTTTACGGGGAGCAGCAATCTTGGGAGAGGGAGGGCATCCATGTATGCAGTGTACGGACTTATAAACACCATAAGGAGCATGTGATTGTGGTGGGTCTGCACTCGGGAATTAAAGATGCCGAATTGTTGCAATGCACCAAAGGGAGTGTCATCCATTGGAAGGAACGGTATCCTATGGAGTCGATAAATATAGGGATAAGCGGAATCGAGTCTGATGCAGGATTGCTGCTGACCCGTATTGCCGAGTGCAGGGAAGCGGTACAGCACTCTTTTTTTGAAGCGGATGCTATCCATACTTATGCTGCGATTCGAAATCGCAATGAGGGTTCACTTGAACTTCTTCAGAGCAGGGAAAAGGCTTTTGAAGACAAGGTTAGGATGGGATTACCGATACCGGCATTGGAAAAGGACATTCGTGAATTATTTGAAATGCTCCGCTCTAAACGTCCAAAACCCGAATCCGTATATTTGATCTGCTATCGTTACCTGCTGCATTTGAATGAGATCTCTGCCCCTGGTGAAGAGTTACAGAATAAACTGCCTTCTATACAAGAATTGATGAACCTGTATCGTCAAGTAGATGAGCTGGAAAATTTATTGCAACAACGCCTTGCGCTGCTGTCCTCCTGTCAAGAGCTGCCGTTACCGAAACTTCTGGAAATGATCAGGGTCATCAAAGCTTACGTGGATATTCATTATGAGGAGGATCTATCTCTCCAACATGTGGCCGACCGGTTCGACATGGACAAGTATCAAATCAGCCGTACATTTAAGCAGGAATTTAATGAGAATTACTGGCAATATGTCACCCGGATCCGTATGGAGAAATCAGCCGAGCTACTGAGAGAAACGGATTTGAAGAACAATCAGATCGCTGAGCGTACCGGTTTTTTGGATGACAGTTATTTCAGCCGGGCGTTCAAGAAGCATTTTGGCATGTCTCCCAAAGACTATAGAAGTTCGCACAAGATAAACGGTTTATAA
- a CDS encoding cache domain-containing sensor histidine kinase gives MFLIKIITILKQTLFRRTITRTIFLSYLFINILLVFLLGYFSIRDSTATITDQAAASSYKVMEQAAQLFNFNLEEAKRPLVPLAGHYSVIALMKSGWTPGADELIQHERNIADLAYGITAYQSLISDVLILGKNGYVNNVAGRNLLRWDYPFTEQTWFQTAVTEKADKGFKTLGLHKQDYLSSSNVYSYNQYTLSVALPVKAYNGQTIGAVIANLDLDKFNGLFELSAYQDNEDIFMIDDKRTIIVNKHSESIGNKLDFPGIEILSERQSGSLITTIAGKEQLVTYHPTSTPSIRMVSTIPMSEIRAQSDQLRSYLAGIMYLCILFNVLISILITVTISRPFKRLLLTLDTMGEDDLYVVPKNYIYRELNLIGKKFKELVARIEGLVKQNYLSQISMKEAELKSLQSQINPHFLFNTLQALQTEIVCGNTDDSNRLVLSLSNLLRYSMKQSQETVELEQELNNVRDYLFIMNIKYDHAIDIQYEIPDPAVLRSRTVKLMLQPLVENAILHGFKENPQSACIKISVKFVQHGVCVAITDNGAGITEDFRQKLAERLEHSSTDLSSESIGLYNVNQRIKLRFGDPYGIGIESEPGSYTCVYVIVPE, from the coding sequence ATGTTTTTGATCAAAATAATCACGATCCTTAAACAAACCTTATTCCGCCGTACGATTACCCGAACCATCTTTCTTTCCTACCTTTTTATCAACATTCTCCTTGTTTTTCTACTGGGTTATTTCTCTATCCGGGATTCTACCGCCACCATCACAGACCAAGCTGCAGCCTCCAGTTACAAGGTAATGGAACAGGCTGCACAATTATTTAATTTTAATCTCGAAGAGGCTAAGCGGCCTTTAGTACCTTTAGCTGGACATTACTCGGTTATCGCGCTAATGAAATCCGGTTGGACACCAGGTGCCGACGAGCTTATTCAGCATGAGCGCAACATTGCCGATTTAGCTTACGGGATCACTGCCTATCAAAGCTTAATAAGTGACGTTCTTATCTTGGGGAAAAACGGATACGTGAATAACGTTGCCGGCCGTAATTTACTGCGTTGGGACTACCCGTTTACAGAGCAAACCTGGTTCCAGACAGCGGTAACCGAGAAGGCTGACAAAGGATTTAAGACACTGGGCCTTCATAAGCAAGATTATTTATCTTCCAGTAATGTGTATAGCTATAACCAATATACACTCTCTGTGGCTCTTCCGGTCAAAGCGTACAATGGTCAGACCATTGGGGCGGTCATAGCTAATCTGGATTTGGATAAGTTCAACGGATTGTTCGAATTAAGCGCCTACCAGGATAACGAAGATATTTTCATGATAGATGATAAACGGACGATTATCGTGAATAAGCATAGCGAAAGTATCGGCAACAAGTTAGATTTTCCCGGAATTGAGATTCTATCCGAACGACAGTCCGGCAGCTTGATTACTACTATTGCCGGGAAGGAACAGTTGGTTACCTACCATCCCACCTCAACGCCAAGTATACGAATGGTCTCCACCATCCCTATGTCGGAAATTCGTGCGCAATCGGATCAGCTGAGGAGTTATCTGGCGGGAATTATGTATTTATGTATCCTCTTTAATGTCCTCATATCCATTCTGATTACGGTTACGATCTCAAGACCCTTCAAAAGACTGCTGCTTACACTGGATACTATGGGGGAAGATGATCTTTACGTTGTCCCCAAAAACTATATATACCGGGAGCTCAATCTCATCGGCAAAAAATTCAAAGAGCTTGTCGCAAGAATTGAAGGATTGGTCAAGCAAAACTACCTATCGCAGATTTCGATGAAAGAGGCGGAATTGAAATCTCTTCAATCGCAAATTAACCCCCACTTTCTATTCAATACTCTTCAGGCACTTCAAACGGAAATTGTCTGCGGAAATACAGACGATTCCAACCGCTTGGTATTATCTTTGAGCAATCTGCTGCGGTATTCCATGAAGCAATCGCAAGAAACGGTAGAACTGGAACAAGAGCTCAACAATGTAAGGGACTATTTGTTCATTATGAACATCAAATATGATCATGCCATCGACATTCAATACGAGATTCCAGATCCGGCAGTATTGCGCAGCCGAACCGTGAAATTGATGCTTCAGCCGCTGGTGGAGAATGCCATACTTCATGGCTTCAAGGAGAATCCCCAGTCAGCCTGCATAAAGATTAGTGTGAAGTTTGTTCAACATGGGGTATGTGTTGCCATAACGGACAACGGAGCGGGGATTACGGAAGATTTTCGACAGAAGCTTGCAGAGCGATTGGAGCATTCTTCTACAGATTTATCGTCAGAGAGCATCGGGCTATACAATGTAAACCAGCGAATTAAGCTGAGGTTTGGTGATCCTTATGGCATAGGAATTGAGAGTGAACCCGGCTCTTACACCTGCGTTTATGTAATAGTCCCGGAATAA
- a CDS encoding DUF6171 family protein, translating to MNNNRSCKGCRDDYQVTEVQINRVLSSPMFNNAAHSVPDAIYEERLLHCKECPKLVGGYTCSLCGCIVRITAKLKEKYCPLPGNPMWRPYTESE from the coding sequence ATGAACAATAATCGGTCTTGCAAAGGATGTCGGGATGATTATCAAGTAACAGAAGTGCAAATCAACCGAGTTCTGTCTTCACCTATGTTCAACAACGCGGCGCATTCTGTTCCTGACGCGATCTACGAGGAACGATTACTCCATTGTAAGGAATGCCCTAAGCTGGTAGGCGGGTATACATGCTCTCTATGTGGATGTATCGTGCGAATCACCGCCAAGCTGAAAGAGAAATATTGTCCTCTGCCAGGTAATCCTATGTGGCGTCCCTATACAGAGAGTGAGTAA